From the genome of Leptospira saintgironsiae, one region includes:
- a CDS encoding TolC family protein: protein MNKKILTFLILAWATNQTVSQPDTNPGAAPVGVDPLYSEARIAAASGDQDRTQVRLELAKAEELLWKNNLLLLASKFNIDARKAGIEQAGLYANPNIFVDQSIFAEPTQRYFDFTRSGQTVVQIQQVFLLGGKIDKRIRVAELSAKMSEQEFYDLARALITKLRRTFYFIHYYRDAIAFYDKSLIALDKTVNSAELAYKRRAVLQSEVLRLKALLFFLRKEREDLRIKVLEREADLRVLLNEDAYKSQSVAIVPVLDLDFVEKATIEGLKLDNMLAKAREYRPDLKKAVQALRYEEANLELQHANAIPDLAFGPMYNRGGTAFQNYWGITAQLNIPIFDRNQGNIKAAEKSIQVRKQELKNLILEVENDVSVALATAKAKDDLYKKFRNTYTSDYANLAEDMILSYEKRYISILEFADFFETYRSSIVEMLRLQTDRMEAIEGVNYSVGTGLIVPSYKSNGDSGTQEGGSK, encoded by the coding sequence ATGAATAAAAAGATACTGACGTTTCTAATTTTGGCCTGGGCCACTAATCAGACCGTATCGCAGCCGGATACGAATCCGGGTGCTGCTCCTGTTGGAGTAGATCCTTTGTATTCTGAAGCAAGAATTGCAGCTGCTTCGGGAGATCAGGATCGGACACAAGTTCGTTTGGAACTTGCTAAGGCAGAAGAATTACTTTGGAAGAATAACCTTCTATTACTTGCTTCCAAGTTTAATATAGACGCGAGAAAAGCTGGCATAGAACAAGCGGGTCTCTATGCGAACCCGAATATTTTCGTGGATCAGAGTATTTTCGCAGAGCCTACACAACGTTATTTCGATTTTACCAGATCGGGACAAACTGTGGTTCAGATCCAACAGGTATTCTTACTTGGTGGTAAGATAGACAAACGGATCAGAGTCGCCGAGTTAAGTGCTAAGATGAGCGAGCAGGAATTTTATGATCTTGCAAGAGCGCTCATTACTAAACTTCGTAGGACCTTCTACTTTATTCATTATTATAGAGATGCGATTGCTTTCTATGATAAAAGTTTGATCGCTCTGGATAAAACAGTAAACTCCGCAGAACTCGCATATAAAAGAAGAGCAGTTCTTCAGTCTGAAGTTTTACGTTTAAAGGCACTTCTATTCTTCTTAAGAAAAGAAAGAGAAGATCTTAGGATCAAAGTCCTCGAAAGAGAAGCGGATCTAAGAGTTTTACTTAACGAAGATGCTTATAAAAGCCAATCAGTCGCAATCGTTCCAGTTTTGGATCTGGACTTTGTAGAAAAAGCAACCATCGAAGGTTTAAAATTAGATAATATGCTTGCTAAGGCTCGGGAATACAGACCTGACCTGAAAAAGGCAGTACAAGCATTAAGATACGAAGAAGCAAACCTGGAATTGCAACATGCAAACGCGATCCCAGATCTTGCCTTCGGCCCAATGTACAACAGAGGGGGAACGGCCTTCCAGAACTATTGGGGGATTACTGCTCAGTTGAATATTCCGATCTTTGATAGGAACCAAGGTAATATCAAGGCTGCCGAAAAATCCATCCAAGTCAGAAAACAAGAATTGAAAAACTTGATCTTGGAAGTGGAAAACGATGTAAGCGTTGCTTTGGCTACTGCAAAAGCAAAAGACGATCTCTATAAAAAATTCAGAAACACTTATACTTCGGATTACGCGAACCTCGCGGAGGATATGATCCTTAGTTACGAAAAACGTTATATATCCATTTTAGAATTTGCAGATTTCTTCGAAACATACAGATCCAGCATCGTGGAAATGTTACGCCTCCAAACTGACAGAATGGAAGCGATCGAAGGAGTAAATTACTCGGTCGGAACGGGGCTGATCGTCCCAAGTTATAAATCCAACGGAGATTCCGGTACTCAGGAAGGGGGCTCGAAATGA
- a CDS encoding efflux RND transporter periplasmic adaptor subunit → MIPSSNKLRILLIVLVAAVSVSIVSFTLNKGGKKTPPRPQKAIVHDHGERIEFKENSPGLEIVKSAEIGKPGEFVNVEAPARLIATTSPSVSDSEQIVLFESAELNDLYVGYVHAKNSLNRSRKNLDRIKDMFKHRVATEKDLIEAETEVNNDEAEFAEFEGKLRAVGLNPAMIKKAPGQTAWIISDVPESQLSNLQKGKRVRVVFNSFPNQEWTGTAEALGDNVDPYTRTVKVRIAIKNEGYRLKPGMFATVKFPEETGSDSVVIPFNSVVTVEGKNYVFVEETAHEFFRREVVLGISTRERVNVLEGLTKGDKVVVEGAILLKGLSFGF, encoded by the coding sequence ATGATTCCATCATCTAACAAACTTAGAATTTTATTAATCGTTCTGGTGGCGGCAGTTTCCGTTTCCATCGTTTCTTTTACTCTGAACAAGGGTGGGAAGAAGACCCCACCTCGACCTCAAAAGGCGATCGTCCATGATCACGGAGAAAGGATCGAATTTAAGGAAAATAGTCCCGGCTTAGAGATCGTTAAAAGTGCGGAAATAGGAAAACCTGGAGAATTCGTAAACGTAGAAGCTCCTGCAAGGTTGATTGCTACTACTTCTCCTTCCGTTTCGGATTCAGAACAGATCGTATTATTCGAATCAGCAGAGTTGAACGATCTATATGTTGGTTATGTTCATGCAAAGAACAGTCTGAATAGATCACGTAAGAATTTGGATCGTATCAAGGACATGTTCAAACATAGGGTCGCCACTGAAAAGGATCTGATCGAAGCAGAGACTGAAGTAAACAACGATGAAGCTGAATTCGCTGAGTTCGAAGGAAAACTGAGAGCTGTGGGTTTAAATCCTGCAATGATCAAAAAAGCTCCAGGCCAAACTGCTTGGATCATTTCTGATGTTCCTGAATCTCAACTTTCCAATTTGCAAAAAGGAAAAAGAGTGAGGGTAGTCTTTAACTCCTTCCCGAACCAAGAATGGACCGGAACGGCAGAAGCATTGGGAGATAACGTAGATCCTTATACAAGAACCGTAAAGGTAAGGATCGCGATCAAAAACGAAGGTTATAGATTAAAACCAGGAATGTTTGCTACGGTAAAATTCCCTGAAGAAACAGGAAGTGACTCCGTGGTCATTCCTTTCAATTCAGTGGTTACTGTAGAAGGTAAAAATTACGTATTCGTAGAAGAAACTGCTCATGAATTTTTCAGAAGAGAAGTTGTACTTGGGATCTCTACCAGAGAAAGAGTTAACGTTCTGGAAGGTTTGACCAAAGGCGACAAGGTGGTTGTAGAAGGGGCCATTCTATTAAAAGGACTTAGTTTCGGATTTTAA
- a CDS encoding efflux RND transporter permease subunit, whose protein sequence is MIDKLIESVLKFRVPTIIASVFVAVLGVWAWTDIRKEAYSDIADTQVRLIAKFPGKAAVEVEERVTLPIERVLNAIPKVAVRRSRTINGLVVFQFVFEDGTDDYFARMRLMERVADADIPEEVQPALGPMSSPVGEIFRYVVESGGNHTQMELRTIQDWIVMPKMLSIPGIADVVTFGGLPKQFHIVTSPDKLIRFKLTINDVIQAVQVNNLNTGGNLLLQGEQGFPIRSLGAIREAQHIENIVVKTVNGVPVFVRDLATVEISHPIPSGVLGYTVRIDNQIMDIDSSVQGLVAMRRWGDPNEMGDRIRAKVKEINENYLPDGVQLRTTYDRSDLVNYTLRTIGRTLLEGVMVVSLVLIFFIGSAKASLVVVATIPFALLFAFLLMNVTGIPASLLSLGAIDFGIVVDGAVIMVENIMRRYRDATPGDKSKGIIKLTAESGSEVGTEILFSILIIILAYLPIFSFERIEGRLFKPMAFTISFAIFGALIFSMTVVPVLMTFMFRNYFESEKPGPIAWHNPVYEWIEVRYKKLIVYLVERSKRVVLYCFTLVIIFLGIGGYKLGTEFLPEMDEGGFNLRIFFPVGISLPEARKFMPKIRETIYKNEQVSVVLSQLGRNDDGTDPLPPNRLEVLVSLKDYDDWKERITKQELLLRMKNDLEATLPGARISFSQPIMDNLSEAIMGTIADLAVFVSGQDLKVMRKLAEEILDIVKDMPGASEFGIEQEADSPQLTVRIDREAAARYGINVSDIQQMVEAAIGMQRISTLYEGPSDIPPKTPARFGIVVRFSKDYRASKRAIEAMPIISPKGERVPLSQLAKITLEDGPTMIFRQEGRRTITVRTNVRGRDQGGFVNELRKKVQQKIKLPEGYEVRYGGQYENLARVGKKLAIVIPVTIAIIFGVLFLLYRNLKYVYVALACLPLSLVGGMYALLFRGYYFNVSSGVGFISLFGIATMSGVLFVSRTNHLLRDEPTLTTKEAVTQAAVIQLRPMLMTMLLALLGLIPATLASGVGSDVQRPLATVIVGGLFSALFLVLTVLPSLYLVLVGDRKHPVEPETFELHPEAYVSLYDEDDIEGALPAHRNGSKKVKKKVVAKKKR, encoded by the coding sequence ATGATAGATAAACTCATAGAATCCGTACTTAAGTTTAGAGTTCCTACTATTATCGCTTCTGTCTTTGTAGCGGTTTTAGGAGTTTGGGCCTGGACAGACATTCGAAAAGAAGCCTATTCGGATATCGCAGACACACAAGTCCGTTTGATCGCTAAATTTCCGGGAAAAGCAGCCGTTGAAGTAGAAGAAAGAGTAACTCTTCCAATTGAGAGGGTATTGAATGCGATCCCTAAAGTTGCAGTTCGTCGTTCCAGAACCATCAATGGTCTTGTGGTATTCCAATTCGTTTTCGAGGATGGGACAGACGATTATTTTGCAAGGATGCGACTTATGGAAAGGGTCGCAGATGCTGATATTCCGGAAGAAGTTCAACCAGCTTTAGGACCAATGAGTTCTCCAGTAGGAGAAATTTTCAGATATGTGGTTGAGTCCGGTGGTAATCACACTCAAATGGAATTAAGAACGATCCAAGACTGGATCGTAATGCCAAAAATGCTTTCTATTCCTGGAATTGCAGATGTGGTCACATTCGGTGGTTTGCCAAAACAATTCCATATAGTAACTTCTCCCGATAAATTAATACGTTTTAAACTTACGATAAACGATGTAATCCAAGCAGTTCAGGTTAATAATTTGAATACGGGTGGAAACCTACTTTTACAAGGTGAGCAGGGATTTCCAATCCGTTCTTTGGGTGCAATCAGAGAAGCCCAACATATAGAAAACATCGTAGTAAAGACAGTGAATGGTGTCCCTGTATTCGTTCGTGACCTGGCTACTGTGGAAATTTCTCACCCTATTCCGAGTGGGGTCTTAGGTTATACGGTGCGCATAGACAATCAGATAATGGATATAGATTCCTCAGTCCAGGGTCTTGTGGCAATGCGAAGGTGGGGTGATCCCAATGAAATGGGAGATCGTATCCGTGCCAAAGTAAAAGAGATAAATGAAAATTATCTTCCCGATGGAGTACAACTTAGGACCACTTATGATAGAAGTGACCTTGTAAATTATACATTACGCACTATCGGAAGGACACTTCTGGAAGGAGTGATGGTTGTAAGTTTGGTTTTGATCTTCTTCATCGGAAGTGCAAAGGCTTCTCTTGTGGTAGTGGCAACTATTCCTTTTGCTTTATTATTCGCGTTCCTTCTCATGAACGTAACCGGGATTCCTGCAAGTTTATTGTCTTTAGGAGCTATCGACTTCGGGATCGTAGTGGATGGTGCTGTGATCATGGTAGAAAATATCATGAGAAGATACAGAGATGCTACTCCTGGTGATAAAAGTAAGGGAATCATTAAACTGACCGCAGAGTCTGGCTCTGAGGTTGGGACCGAAATTTTATTTTCCATTTTGATCATCATACTTGCTTATTTGCCGATCTTCTCCTTCGAACGTATCGAAGGTCGTTTGTTTAAACCGATGGCTTTCACTATCTCCTTCGCGATCTTCGGAGCTTTAATTTTCTCTATGACCGTTGTTCCGGTCTTAATGACTTTTATGTTCCGAAATTATTTCGAATCGGAGAAACCTGGACCTATTGCATGGCACAACCCAGTGTATGAATGGATAGAAGTGCGTTACAAAAAGCTAATAGTTTATCTGGTCGAAAGATCTAAGAGGGTCGTGCTTTATTGTTTCACATTAGTGATCATATTTTTAGGAATAGGTGGATACAAACTTGGAACCGAGTTCCTACCAGAGATGGACGAAGGTGGTTTTAACCTAAGGATATTTTTCCCTGTAGGGATCTCTCTTCCAGAAGCACGTAAATTTATGCCTAAGATCCGGGAAACGATCTATAAAAACGAACAGGTAAGTGTTGTACTTTCTCAGTTAGGAAGAAACGACGACGGAACTGATCCTCTTCCTCCCAACCGACTGGAAGTGCTTGTAAGTTTAAAAGATTACGACGACTGGAAAGAAAGGATTACCAAACAAGAACTTCTTCTAAGAATGAAAAACGATTTAGAGGCTACTCTTCCTGGAGCGAGGATCAGTTTCTCTCAGCCTATTATGGACAACTTGTCGGAAGCGATCATGGGGACCATCGCTGACCTTGCAGTATTCGTATCCGGACAAGACTTAAAAGTGATGCGTAAGCTTGCAGAAGAGATCTTGGATATTGTAAAGGATATGCCAGGAGCAAGTGAGTTCGGTATAGAGCAGGAAGCTGACAGCCCTCAGTTGACTGTCCGGATCGACAGGGAAGCCGCGGCTCGTTATGGCATCAATGTAAGTGATATACAGCAGATGGTAGAAGCTGCTATCGGAATGCAAAGGATCAGCACATTGTATGAAGGGCCTTCCGATATTCCTCCAAAAACACCTGCTCGATTCGGGATAGTAGTCCGATTCTCCAAGGATTACAGGGCTTCCAAGAGGGCGATAGAGGCAATGCCTATTATTTCACCTAAAGGAGAAAGAGTTCCACTTTCTCAATTAGCAAAAATCACATTGGAAGACGGACCTACTATGATCTTTCGTCAGGAAGGTAGAAGAACGATTACTGTCCGAACAAATGTAAGGGGCCGCGACCAAGGAGGATTCGTAAATGAACTTCGTAAAAAAGTCCAACAGAAGATTAAACTTCCGGAAGGATACGAAGTACGTTACGGAGGACAGTATGAGAACCTGGCCCGAGTCGGTAAGAAGTTAGCGATCGTTATTCCGGTAACTATTGCGATCATTTTCGGCGTATTATTCTTACTTTATAGAAATCTAAAATACGTTTACGTTGCGTTGGCTTGTCTCCCTCTTTCCTTGGTAGGAGGAATGTATGCGCTTCTATTCAGAGGATATTATTTTAACGTATCAAGTGGGGTAGGGTTTATCTCTCTTTTCGGGATTGCTACCATGTCGGGAGTTCTTTTCGTTTCCAGGACAAATCACCTTTTAAGAGACGAGCCAACATTGACCACGAAGGAAGCGGTTACACAAGCCGCAGTGATACAGTTGCGACCAATGTTAATGACAATGTTACTTGCATTGCTCGGACTCATCCCGGCTACTTTGGCATCTGGAGTAGGCTCCGATGTCCAAAGACCTTTGGCTACGGTGATCGTAGGCGGTCTATTCTCCGCTTTATTCCTGGTGTTAACAGTATTACCTTCGCTTTATTTGGTTTTGGTGGGAGATAGAAAACATCCAGTCGAACCTGAGACATTCGAACTTCATCCGGAAGCATATGTTTCCTTATACGATGAAGACGATATAGAAGGCGCTCTTCCAGCACATAGAAACGGAAGTAAAAAGGTAAAGAAAAAAGTAGTCGCTAAAAAGAAACGTTAG
- a CDS encoding outer membrane beta-barrel protein: protein MMRKKTASLIATFTLVTASSIFAQPKKETPDPKAAGAVKAAPAPEPEDTKWYDKVDFSGFVDVYYMYNNNPLQGSAVDSTRAFETSNKNFGVNAAALAVQKTAEKSSPWGFRVDFQNGQNNAYQEAPYVQYNGIYNYNMLKQAYISMYFPVLKGMTLDVGKMATHIGYEVLESMNNPNYSIGAIFQNTIPFIHTGARLTTQFTDKWAGTFYLYNSGGGTGYRTGVPDGSTTNNYFYEAATQHKAIGTQLKGTLIEDKLSITWNTLYSQDGATGRIDPTKQLLADQLAAQTGDPAVSALTAPSAKYNKDYWFMNHAILSITPTDRIQVDLDYTWSEKAGGAAAANLAQQQYNPTGAATVETILGGTVSTESTKSSYKAYGIFSKFKIGETWGVNVRVEYIDDSHNNGRLTTFNPFAGSQAANSWYAGKYAQDKAIAEQILAVTPSLAGLTADQLLAALDPKNYKDYGGSSNYGQYKTFTVTPVWNYTENLLIKLDMRRDWATGYQFVTQSGEKSKDQYGITLGVVAKFD from the coding sequence ATGATGAGAAAAAAAACAGCCAGCCTCATTGCTACCTTTACTCTGGTGACCGCCTCTTCGATTTTTGCCCAGCCGAAGAAGGAAACACCGGACCCGAAGGCAGCAGGTGCAGTGAAAGCTGCTCCAGCCCCAGAACCTGAAGATACGAAATGGTATGATAAGGTAGATTTTTCTGGATTTGTGGATGTGTACTACATGTACAATAACAACCCACTCCAAGGAAGCGCCGTAGATAGTACCAGAGCGTTCGAGACCAGCAACAAAAACTTTGGTGTTAACGCAGCAGCTCTTGCTGTTCAAAAAACTGCAGAAAAATCCAGCCCTTGGGGATTCCGTGTGGATTTCCAAAACGGACAAAACAACGCGTATCAGGAAGCCCCTTACGTTCAGTACAATGGAATTTACAACTATAATATGCTAAAACAAGCATACATCAGTATGTATTTCCCGGTATTGAAAGGGATGACCTTAGACGTTGGTAAAATGGCAACGCATATTGGTTATGAAGTATTGGAATCGATGAACAACCCTAACTACTCGATAGGGGCCATCTTCCAAAACACAATCCCCTTCATTCACACCGGTGCTCGCTTAACTACTCAATTTACAGACAAATGGGCAGGAACCTTTTATCTGTATAACAGTGGTGGTGGTACTGGTTATAGAACTGGAGTTCCAGACGGAAGCACTACGAATAACTACTTCTACGAAGCAGCTACTCAACATAAAGCGATTGGAACACAGTTAAAAGGAACCTTGATCGAAGACAAACTTTCCATTACTTGGAACACTTTGTATTCTCAAGATGGTGCAACTGGAAGAATCGATCCAACCAAACAATTATTGGCTGATCAATTAGCGGCGCAAACTGGAGATCCAGCTGTATCCGCTCTAACCGCTCCTTCAGCAAAGTATAACAAAGATTATTGGTTCATGAACCATGCAATCTTGTCTATCACTCCTACCGATAGGATCCAAGTCGACTTAGACTATACTTGGAGTGAAAAAGCAGGTGGTGCAGCAGCGGCTAACCTTGCGCAACAACAGTACAACCCAACAGGTGCAGCTACAGTTGAAACTATCCTAGGTGGAACCGTATCTACCGAAAGTACCAAAAGTTCTTATAAGGCTTATGGTATCTTCAGTAAGTTCAAGATCGGTGAGACTTGGGGAGTTAACGTCCGTGTTGAGTATATCGACGATAGCCACAACAATGGTCGTTTGACTACCTTCAACCCGTTTGCAGGATCTCAAGCAGCTAACTCTTGGTATGCTGGAAAATACGCTCAAGATAAAGCGATCGCAGAGCAAATCCTTGCAGTAACTCCTTCATTAGCTGGTTTAACTGCTGATCAACTTCTTGCGGCTTTAGACCCGAAAAACTACAAAGATTACGGTGGATCTTCTAACTACGGACAGTACAAAACATTTACTGTTACTCCAGTTTGGAACTACACTGAAAACCTACTCATCAAATTGGATATGAGAAGAGACTGGGCAACCGGTTATCAATTCGTAACCCAAAGTGGTGAGAAAAGTAAAGACCAATATGGTATAACCTTAGGGGTCGTTGCTAAGTTCGATTAA
- a CDS encoding CCA tRNA nucleotidyltransferase: protein MMNPDPNKLISQIPSPFLEDLLEISNTIRNHEGEAYLVGGSVRDLILNKIPHEYDLAVSISPEKMQKIFKRTVPTGIKHGTITVLFQDRSYELTTFRKDEDYIDGRRPETVQFGVSLSEDLKRRDFTMNALALDLLKKTLVDEHSGLEDIQNSLIRTIGNPVSRFTEDGLRPVRAIRFVSTLGFTIHPETAEAIETCRQVTAKVSPERIHDEFLKVLKGKNPIGGLDLLKKYKILELFSKTKLYSGDWEKNKNGFSKLIESSERSKIAYFLASCFSEQNCLSDSTVFFKELRFSNQRTKDSQFLVKTLYSLIQHREELKTSPGLRTHLLHPVAQYAGKMEYWDCCLELSHLWSAFLNEEAFWLVSAEQEWKKNPPLLLSDLTIDGNLIREKFPELPAPKLGEVLRSSLHAVLQDPNLNSEDLLLDLIRKSN, encoded by the coding sequence ATGATGAATCCGGATCCAAATAAACTTATCTCGCAAATCCCTTCTCCTTTTTTAGAGGATCTATTAGAGATTAGTAATACTATACGAAATCATGAAGGAGAAGCTTATCTTGTCGGCGGAAGCGTCCGAGATTTAATCTTAAATAAAATCCCTCATGAATACGATCTTGCAGTTTCCATATCTCCGGAAAAAATGCAGAAGATTTTCAAAAGAACTGTTCCGACTGGGATCAAGCACGGAACCATCACAGTATTATTCCAAGATAGATCCTATGAATTGACCACATTCAGAAAAGACGAAGATTATATAGATGGAAGAAGGCCCGAAACTGTACAATTCGGAGTAAGCCTAAGCGAAGATCTGAAAAGACGGGATTTCACAATGAACGCCTTGGCTTTGGACCTTCTGAAAAAAACGTTAGTAGACGAACATTCTGGATTAGAAGACATTCAAAATTCTTTAATTAGGACAATCGGAAACCCAGTCTCCAGATTTACGGAAGATGGACTCAGGCCAGTCAGAGCAATTCGATTTGTTTCCACACTCGGATTTACAATCCATCCGGAAACTGCAGAAGCAATCGAAACCTGCAGACAAGTCACTGCAAAAGTTTCCCCAGAAAGAATACACGACGAATTTTTAAAAGTGCTCAAAGGTAAAAACCCGATCGGTGGATTGGATCTATTAAAAAAATATAAAATTCTGGAATTATTCAGCAAAACCAAATTATATTCCGGAGACTGGGAAAAAAATAAAAACGGATTTTCCAAACTTATAGAATCATCCGAAAGATCGAAGATAGCTTACTTCCTAGCGTCCTGCTTTTCAGAACAAAACTGTCTTTCTGACTCTACTGTATTTTTTAAAGAACTCAGATTCTCAAATCAAAGGACAAAAGATTCTCAGTTTCTTGTAAAAACTTTGTATTCTCTCATCCAACATAGAGAAGAATTAAAAACTTCTCCGGGGCTTCGCACTCATTTGCTCCATCCGGTCGCACAATATGCTGGTAAAATGGAATATTGGGATTGTTGCTTAGAACTTTCCCATCTTTGGTCCGCCTTCCTAAACGAAGAGGCATTTTGGCTTGTAAGCGCAGAGCAAGAATGGAAGAAAAATCCCCCACTTCTACTCTCTGATCTGACCATAGATGGAAACCTGATCCGAGAGAAGTTCCCAGAACTCCCAGCTCCCAAACTAGGAGAAGTATTGAGGTCTTCTCTACATGCTGTGCTCCAAGATCCAAATCTAAATTCAGAAGACCTTCTGCTCGATCTAATCCGCAAATCTAACTAA
- a CDS encoding ribonuclease HI family protein gives MKKFKIYCDGASKGNPGPSSIGVAVYEEEVEVHSISRRISNGTNNVAEWAALEAGIEYCLSQDASEVTAYLDSELVVKQFKGEYKVKSPHLQVAKEKVKALTSKLKLFSIHHVPREKNKRADKLANLAFES, from the coding sequence GTGAAAAAGTTCAAAATATACTGCGACGGTGCTTCTAAAGGAAATCCGGGACCTTCTTCCATTGGGGTTGCCGTTTATGAAGAAGAAGTCGAGGTGCATTCTATCTCGCGTAGGATCTCCAACGGAACCAATAATGTCGCGGAATGGGCGGCCCTGGAAGCAGGGATAGAATATTGCCTCTCCCAAGACGCTAGCGAAGTTACAGCCTACTTGGATTCAGAACTGGTAGTGAAACAATTCAAGGGAGAATACAAGGTCAAATCCCCTCACCTGCAAGTTGCAAAAGAAAAGGTCAAGGCCCTGACTTCTAAACTGAAACTTTTCTCAATTCACCATGTTCCAAGGGAAAAAAATAAGCGCGCCGATAAGCTCGCAAACCTGGCCTTCGAATCTTAA
- a CDS encoding arginyltransferase, producing the protein MAKMGLDYFAFLNSLPETPESECAYYPKRNSKVKGFFSKEKLPPEILDDLFRFGFRRSGNLFYRTNCSVCSHCLSYRVLLPEFFPSSNHRRLIKKNQDLIVKISPPVIDDDKKNLYVKYQKSRHEGSYGESESEILETMKFQMYEGSENSGELLLYKNDALLGWILLDLGLETVSAVYSVFDPEESKRSLGNFLILSSILWAKENGFKEFQLGLFLPGHPKMDYKKNWKPAEILDRAKGIWKKSESFLSDYILENGPDGDKRITS; encoded by the coding sequence ATGGCAAAGATGGGCCTGGACTATTTTGCATTTCTGAATTCTCTTCCAGAAACTCCCGAGTCAGAATGCGCCTATTATCCGAAAAGAAATTCAAAGGTGAAAGGTTTCTTTTCTAAGGAAAAACTTCCGCCTGAAATTTTAGATGATCTTTTTCGTTTTGGGTTTAGAAGGTCTGGCAATTTATTTTATAGGACCAATTGTTCTGTATGTTCTCATTGTCTCAGTTATCGAGTTCTATTGCCTGAATTTTTTCCTAGTTCAAATCATAGAAGACTGATCAAAAAGAATCAGGACCTGATCGTAAAAATATCTCCGCCGGTTATTGATGATGATAAAAAGAATTTATATGTGAAGTACCAAAAGTCCCGTCACGAAGGATCTTACGGTGAATCTGAATCTGAAATTTTGGAGACTATGAAGTTCCAGATGTATGAGGGTTCTGAAAATTCTGGGGAACTTCTTCTTTATAAAAACGATGCACTTTTAGGTTGGATCTTATTGGATCTGGGACTTGAAACTGTGTCTGCTGTGTATTCTGTTTTTGATCCAGAAGAATCTAAAAGAAGTTTGGGAAATTTTTTGATTCTTTCTTCTATTCTTTGGGCTAAGGAGAACGGATTTAAAGAATTTCAATTAGGTCTATTTCTTCCGGGACATCCTAAGATGGATTATAAAAAGAACTGGAAGCCGGCAGAAATTTTGGACCGTGCTAAAGGTATTTGGAAGAAGAGTGAATCTTTTCTTTCTGATTATATTTTAGAGAATGGTCCTGATGGAGACAAACGTATTACGTCTTGA
- a CDS encoding SDR family NAD(P)-dependent oxidoreductase, protein MAKKIIVVGASSGIGKEIASQLIEEGHQVAAFARREKELKKLPSSKVKNLFVKHDVTEYSKVPGEFAKAVKTLGGLDEIYYASGVMHRVGAEEFSVEKDLEMLEVNLLGCVAWLNSAATYFQEKKAGKIIGISSIAGDRGRRGNPVYNASKAGMSTYLEALRNRLAVKGIQVVTVKPGMIETPMTEGLSGLMWLITAKEAAQVILAKVNAGKENFYVPARWALVSLIIRLIPSFIFRKLSV, encoded by the coding sequence ATGGCTAAAAAGATCATCGTAGTAGGCGCTTCTAGCGGTATCGGAAAAGAAATTGCATCTCAATTGATCGAAGAGGGACATCAAGTTGCGGCTTTTGCAAGAAGAGAGAAGGAACTGAAAAAACTTCCTTCTTCCAAAGTAAAAAACTTATTCGTTAAACATGACGTTACAGAATACTCCAAGGTCCCAGGAGAATTTGCAAAGGCTGTTAAAACATTAGGCGGCTTGGACGAAATTTATTACGCATCCGGTGTGATGCATAGAGTTGGCGCAGAAGAATTTTCTGTAGAGAAAGACTTGGAAATGTTAGAAGTAAACCTTTTAGGTTGTGTTGCTTGGTTAAACTCGGCAGCTACTTATTTCCAAGAAAAGAAGGCTGGTAAAATTATAGGTATCTCTTCTATCGCAGGTGATAGAGGCCGCAGAGGAAACCCAGTTTACAACGCATCTAAAGCTGGAATGTCCACTTACTTAGAAGCTTTACGCAATCGTTTAGCAGTAAAAGGGATCCAAGTAGTGACTGTAAAACCTGGCATGATCGAAACTCCAATGACAGAAGGTCTATCTGGACTTATGTGGTTGATCACTGCTAAGGAAGCTGCGCAAGTTATATTAGCAAAAGTGAATGCAGGAAAAGAGAACTTCTATGTGCCGGCGCGTTGGGCCTTAGTTTCTTTGATCATTCGACTTATTCCTTCTTTTATTTTCAGAAAACTTTCCGTTTAA